From Candidatus Manganitrophus morganii, the proteins below share one genomic window:
- a CDS encoding ParB/RepB/Spo0J family partition protein, with product METDQKVEMIAIKDIFVIKNSRQYIDPAALGELAENIRMNGLIQPITVVPNGEGKYDLVMGERRLRAHEKLGMEKIAAIVREGLTAERMKAIHLAENIQRESLPAIDEAEAFEEQLAEKSIQDLAAMINRSEEYIRRRMKLLHLISEAREKVRTGAIGLSVAELLSCLPDDRQKTMLATVEEQRLNAVQLSNLLNHQNDRRLVNAVFDTQDCRNCPHNSAGQPDLFAREASGLGKCLYDPCWSRKDLEKAKSLAKQIEEMGPRAVIAGKVKIGIDDLPPEIDQTQAVMHNKGELGEEALRDCQSCKFLVVFVSAGGYPLRQNICTNRPCYEERAARFRGGNAEKKSGSTKGGAKAEKDPGLKNVSTASPVPKKMTPANAPQRVKDFKRNRYQEYLAAHLLETPENRLRLILLAMKDTSWGRNWTGDSTLKELNLACDGFESDPPKLYSKLKALNAEQLMTAAGRMALKALDKFSLPLIEEMVFTDLAATPEVLFKIDRTYLELLTKAEIEATAKEVGMTMFLQNKGGSVSKLSTRPKKEFIDALLACGFTAQIMPAWLTRETDFQNG from the coding sequence ATGGAAACAGATCAGAAAGTGGAAATGATCGCCATAAAAGACATTTTCGTAATCAAGAACAGCAGGCAGTATATCGATCCGGCCGCGTTGGGGGAATTGGCCGAGAACATCAGGATGAACGGCCTCATTCAACCGATCACGGTCGTCCCGAACGGGGAAGGGAAATACGATCTCGTCATGGGGGAGAGACGTCTGCGCGCCCACGAGAAGCTGGGGATGGAGAAGATCGCCGCGATCGTTCGGGAGGGGCTGACGGCCGAGCGGATGAAAGCGATCCATCTGGCCGAGAATATTCAACGCGAATCTCTTCCCGCGATCGACGAGGCGGAAGCCTTTGAGGAGCAGTTGGCCGAAAAATCGATTCAGGACCTCGCCGCGATGATCAACCGGAGCGAAGAGTACATTCGCCGGCGGATGAAGCTGCTTCATCTGATCTCGGAGGCGAGGGAGAAGGTCAGGACCGGCGCGATCGGCCTCTCCGTAGCAGAGTTGTTATCGTGTCTTCCCGACGACCGGCAAAAAACGATGCTGGCCACGGTGGAGGAGCAGCGCCTCAACGCGGTACAACTCTCCAATCTGCTGAACCATCAGAACGATCGGCGGCTCGTCAATGCCGTCTTCGACACCCAGGACTGCCGTAACTGCCCCCATAACAGCGCGGGTCAGCCGGATCTCTTTGCTCGGGAGGCCTCGGGTCTTGGGAAGTGCCTCTACGATCCGTGCTGGAGCAGGAAAGATCTGGAGAAGGCGAAATCTCTGGCGAAACAGATCGAAGAGATGGGGCCCCGGGCGGTCATCGCCGGGAAGGTCAAGATCGGCATCGACGATCTTCCCCCGGAGATCGATCAAACCCAGGCCGTCATGCACAATAAGGGGGAGCTGGGCGAGGAGGCTCTGCGGGATTGCCAGAGTTGCAAATTTCTGGTTGTTTTCGTCTCCGCGGGAGGTTACCCGCTGCGGCAGAATATCTGCACGAACCGCCCCTGCTACGAGGAGCGCGCGGCGCGATTCCGGGGAGGGAATGCGGAAAAGAAGTCCGGATCTACAAAGGGGGGAGCCAAGGCCGAAAAAGATCCCGGTTTAAAGAATGTATCCACAGCCAGTCCGGTTCCCAAAAAGATGACCCCCGCAAACGCTCCCCAGCGGGTGAAGGATTTCAAAAGAAATCGATATCAGGAATATCTGGCCGCTCACCTCTTAGAAACCCCGGAGAATCGACTACGGCTGATCCTCCTTGCCATGAAAGACACCTCCTGGGGGAGGAACTGGACTGGGGATTCCACCCTGAAAGAACTTAATCTGGCCTGCGACGGCTTTGAATCCGATCCGCCGAAGCTCTATTCCAAGCTGAAAGCCTTGAACGCGGAGCAGCTGATGACCGCGGCGGGGAGAATGGCACTGAAGGCGCTCGATAAATTCTCTCTCCCTTTAATCGAGGAGATGGTCTTCACCGATCTTGCGGCCACCCCGGAAGTCCTCTTTAAGATCGATCGAACCTACCTGGAGCTGCTCACCAAAGCGGAGATCGAGGCCACCGCGAAGGAGGTCGGCATGACCATGTTCCTTCAGAACAAAGGGGGGTCGGTATCGAAGTTATCCACCCGGCCGAAGAAGGAATTCATCGATGCGCTCCTCGCCTGCGGATTTACGGCCCAAATCATGCCGGCCTGGCTTACGCGGGAGACCGATTTTCAAAACGGATAA
- a CDS encoding PRTRC system protein C — protein MDIQKVERVFEYGSLKLADPDPVMSPDRVKEFYATVYPELTQAVVGEPERRGATQVYKFTRAVGTKGGEQSPPHLHMQCPILLAVEQLAKMSEEGLEEEKGARCPNDLLTRFLGAIQRNTEPIAQVQERPPNESPLPGRFLPLLP, from the coding sequence ATGGATATACAAAAAGTAGAACGCGTTTTTGAATACGGTTCATTAAAACTGGCCGATCCCGATCCGGTCATGTCGCCCGATCGGGTCAAGGAGTTTTACGCTACGGTCTATCCCGAGCTGACCCAGGCGGTTGTGGGGGAGCCGGAGCGCCGGGGAGCGACCCAGGTCTACAAGTTCACCCGGGCCGTCGGAACCAAGGGGGGCGAGCAATCGCCCCCCCATCTTCACATGCAGTGTCCCATCCTGCTCGCCGTCGAGCAACTGGCTAAAATGTCGGAAGAAGGTCTTGAAGAGGAGAAAGGAGCGCGATGTCCAAACGACTTACTCACCCGGTTTCTAGGAGCGATACAACGGAATACAGAACCAATCGCCCAGGTACAGGAGCGGCCACCAAACGAAAGCCCGCTTCCCGGTCGATTCCTCCCCCTACTGCCGTAA